One window of the Salvia miltiorrhiza cultivar Shanhuang (shh) chromosome 6, IMPLAD_Smil_shh, whole genome shotgun sequence genome contains the following:
- the LOC130988524 gene encoding uncharacterized protein LOC130988524: MQIKFLSLDVLLPCSVTMVVFKDIVVNGQDYLLILSDDEQETEMGTHLRVFPALIGHYVKPWPKLLNSLYQSEWTSEISLNKASKAHTLHPARPWQSEESNFLLTLRRRIIDKDAKWGRVTSFRGEFHFFEGYWEWTEDILSRCGNELRVVGIYDAVYASFFTYDCQPEMVKAFCEAWCPATNTILTSSGEMSISLWDLQYLSGLPCTGTLYDEVVPCAKEILGKDQFGNPFIPLSCRYLLSAYYSLKHRDGKDPKSSVSIDEWIKFWSKKASKYSHPPARRAKKSQRPKSTHNPSGSFEVHQSWSSEERAPFIELDASDKYHTTMYLAAHIACWLCIFVFPDGDAMSIRPTSFKMASLMACKQKVALTAPVLASIYKGLNTISNSMEPSLVPVTLPFHFIYGWIALYFNTHIPLPRSLGVARMTLYSGEGAAKYYLPVACRERIQSYNSIRWNCTTFTKEDDIFYVDGENTREIEQCFFMAIRSSFLVRRLDDHFIVESYGPHRFSRQFSYYQIVPSSLTQNIRRTSLEEGLNLWRMCLLHRSRSRACFPRSSLDMKIHCSVDYKTWWDMTYRFSSENKISSPAHITFKRKDQEEAINSKDGKRKVVSTTLIADSGSSNSERNWKKKRIAGSSKPADGHVEEEPTLVDADVNKTLKEVFGNNLEKGSPIDCVSIESNKSNEIPCLAKQSRPRPMPSCGAPSEFNATRMIDDELKSCCRIIWGKLRDKVERTKVEFLSVLEDEIRSGLSRMKIICGLDLSNLEDSIDELFSKATTFDKVRSASHEINEGHTLKVREVKVCLQEKFAKEKKDAANCDALKADLDELEKRKKELLVSLEQRSLILKTTRGEVKVLKEDLAKLEEASRNDEVLKNLEALKLSLESMQQILRDQDPFA, encoded by the exons TTGCATCCGGCCCGTCCTTGGCAAAGCGAGGAGTCCAATTTTCTATTGACTTTGAGGCGAAGGATCATTGATAAAGATGCCAAATGGGGAAGGGTTACAAGCTTTCGTGGGGAATTTCATTTCTTTGAAGGCTATTGGGAGTGGACTGAAGATATCCTTAGCCGCTGCGGGAATGAACTCCGAGTTGTTGGTATCTATGATGCAGTTTATGCCTCTTTTTTCACTTATGATTGCCAGCCCGAGATGGTTAAAGCATTCTGTGAAGCTTGGTGTCCTGCGACGAACACCATTCTCACTTCATCTGGCGAGATGTCTATTTCTCTATGGGATTTACAGTATCTATCAGGGCTTCCGTGTACCGGGACACTGTATGATGAGGTTGTACCCTGCGCGAAAGAGATTCTTGGCAAAGATCAGTTTGGCAACCCGTTCATTCCCTTGAGTTGTAGATATTTACTCTCTGCTTACTATTCTCTTAAGCATCGTGATGGCAAGGATCCTAAGAGCTCAGTTTCTATCGATGAATGGATCAAATTTTGGTCGAAGAAAGCTTCAAAGTATTCTCATCCTCCTGCTCGCAGGGCAAAGAAATCTCAACGCCCCAAATCGACTCATAATCCGAGTGGTTCATTTGAAGTGCATCAATCATGGTCTTCTGAAGAAAGGGCTCCATTCATCGAGCTTGATGCTAGTGACAAGTATCACACCACTATGTACTTGGCAGCTCATATAGCTTGCTGGTTGTGTATCTTTGTTTTTCCAGATGGTGACGCCATGTCGATTAGACCAACCTCTTTCAAAATGGCAAGTTTGATGGCGTGCAAACAGAAAGTTGCCCTTACAGCTCCAGTTCTAGCCAGCATCTACAAAGGGTTGAACACTATCTCTAATTCTATGGAGCCTTCTCTTGTCCCGGTGACGCTACCCTTTCATTTCATATATGGTTGGATAGCGCTCTATTTCAATACTCACATTCCCCTTCCAAGAAGCCTTGGTGTCGCCAGGATGACTCTATACTCAGGCGAAGGAGCTGCGAAGTATTATCTGCCTGTTGCGTGCCGCGAACGAATTCAGTCGTACAACTCGATTCGTTGGAATTGTACCACATTCACCAAGGAAGATGACATTTTCTATGTCGATGGTGAAAATACAAGAGAGATTGAGCAATGCTTCTTCATGGCTATTCGCTCGAGTTTTTTGGTTCGCCGGCTGGATGACCACTTCATCGTGGAGTCTTATGGTCCTCACCGCTTCAGCCGTCAATTTAGCTATTACCAAATCGTACCCAGCAGCCTTACTCAGAACATTCGAAGGACATCTCTGGAAGAAGGTCTCAACCTTTGGCGCATGTGTTTGCTGCACAGATCGCGATCAAGGGCATGTTTTCCCCGATCTTCTTTGGACATGAAGATACATTGTTCAGTCGACTACAAGACTTGGTGGGATATGACGTACAGATTTTCTTCTGAAAACAAAATCTCTTCTCCGGCTCATATCACTTTTAAAAGAAAAGATCAGGAAGAAGCAATCAACTCCAAAGATGGAAAGAGGAAGGTCGTCTCTACCACCCTCATAGCTGATTCTGGTAGTAGCAATTCTGAGCGTAATtggaaaaagaagagaattGCGGGGTCCTCAAAACCGGCCGATGGTCACGTTGAGGAAGAGCCAACTCTAGTGGATGCCGATGTGAATAAG ACTTTGAAAGAAGTGTTTGGAAATAATCTTGAGAAGGGCTCACCAATCGACTGTGTATCCATTGAATCCAATAAGTCAAACGAGATTCCTTGTCTTGCTAAACAATCCCGCCCCCGACCAATGCCATCATGTGGGGCGCCTTCCGAGTTCAATGCCACACGCATGATCGATGATGAACTCAAGTCGTGCTGCAGGATCATCTGGGGAAAGCTTCGTGACAAGGTTGAGAGAACCAAAGTCGAGTTTCTATCGGTGCTTGAAGACGAGATACGGAGTGGCCTTTCCCGTATGAAGATTATTTGTGGTCTTGACCTTTCCAACCTTGAAGATAGTATTGATGAACTATTCTCCAAAGCCACCACTTTTGATAAAGTAAGGTCGGCTTCTCATGagatcaatgaaggccacacaCTCAAAGTTCGAGAGGTCAAGGTTTGCCTTCAAGAGAAGTTTGCCAAAGAGAAGAAGGATGCTGCGAATTGTGATGCTTTAAAAGCGGATCTTGATGAGTTGGAGAAACGCAAGAAAGAATTGTTGGTGTCTTTGGAGCAGCGAAGCCTGATACTCAAGACTACTCGTGGTGAGGTCAAGGTACTCAAGGAAGACCTGGCCAAGCTTGAGGAGGCTTCGAGAAATGATGAGGTCTTGAAGAATTTGGAAGCCTTGAAGCTTTCACTAGAGTCTATGCAGCAGATTTTGAGAGATCAAGACCCTTTTGCTTAG